Part of the Paenibacillus terrae HPL-003 genome is shown below.
GAACTTATCGGCATGATTGTTCTTCTATGGCAATACAAGTGGAACCAGCAAAAAAGTGATATACCCCTACAACCGGAAGTATCTCCATCTTCAGGAGCTCATTCCGATCAACCGTCTGTGTTGTCACGACTTCTGTCTATATCGGTTCCCGTAACAGCCGGAAGACTTGTGGGATCGTTGTCCTATTTGCTCGAATCTATTCTATGTATGCGCAGCCTGGCCGTAGCAGGTATTGCCACCGGAGTGGCAACCGCCCAATACGGGGCCATGCAGGGGATGGTTATTCCTGTATTGTTACTCCCCGGTGTCCTCACCAGTTCACTGGCTGTTTCCCTTGTACCTTCTTTATCCGAAGCTGCTGCCAAGGGACAAATGACAGCCATTCATAAGCGATTGCATCAATCACTTCGGCTTGCTTTAGTTGCAGGAGCCCCTTTTGCTGTCATCATGTATGTATTGGCAGAGCCTCTGTGCCTGCTCCTCTACAACAATGGCGACATTGCGGGCATGCTTAAGCTCATGGCTCCCTTTGCTCTTTTTATGTACATCCAGGCCCCGCTTCAGGCAGCACTTCAGGCTCTGGATCGTCCCGGAAGCGCCTTATTCAATACCTTTGTCGGAGCCGTTATCAAAATCGCCCTTATCGTCTGGCTTGCTTCCCAGCCTCAATACGGTATCTATGGAGCTGTCATCGCCATTTGTATCAATAGTGCCATAGTCACTCTTCTGCATGGCTTCAGTGTAAGCAGACTGCTTCGGTTTCGCGTGCGACTGCTTGATTTCTGGAATACCGGAGTCGGGATGGTTATCATGGCGGCTGCCGTCTTATATGCTTACAGACATCTAACGGTTTTCAGTCAAATGTGGCTGCAATTTCTCTTCGCCGCAGGCTTGGGCATTATTCTGTACCTTTTTCTGATGACCCTGACCAAAATGATCGACTGGGACAATCTCACCCGTATCCCCATCCTAAGAAGATGGTTTAAGGCATAGCAGGCTTAATCCAAGGATTCCCCGAAGGCCGGCGGCGT
Proteins encoded:
- the spoVB gene encoding stage V sporulation protein B, whose amino-acid sequence is MKKQTFIHGAIILLAAGIINRLLGFIPRIALPRIIGPEGVGLYQQGYPFFIVLVTLITGGIPLAVAKLVAESETAGQPEMSRRILHSSLRFTVTLSLLAMVLCLLFAPWITSHLLTDSRVYYTFVSMSPMIVIVAVSSAYRGYFQGKQNMIPSASSSIAETVIRIFCVIWFAYLLLPHGVAYAAAGAMLGALAGELIGMIVLLWQYKWNQQKSDIPLQPEVSPSSGAHSDQPSVLSRLLSISVPVTAGRLVGSLSYLLESILCMRSLAVAGIATGVATAQYGAMQGMVIPVLLLPGVLTSSLAVSLVPSLSEAAAKGQMTAIHKRLHQSLRLALVAGAPFAVIMYVLAEPLCLLLYNNGDIAGMLKLMAPFALFMYIQAPLQAALQALDRPGSALFNTFVGAVIKIALIVWLASQPQYGIYGAVIAICINSAIVTLLHGFSVSRLLRFRVRLLDFWNTGVGMVIMAAAVLYAYRHLTVFSQMWLQFLFAAGLGIILYLFLMTLTKMIDWDNLTRIPILRRWFKA